The window AAAGCCCAAAGCCAGGCCAAAGCTATCTCGACATTCACAGAAAACAAACGGAGCTGACACAAATGATTGCCACACAACAGGCGAGAAGTCTCTTACCTAGCCACGAGCCACCTACGTTCTCTGGAGATGTCATGTCATATCCAGCATTCATAGCGGCCTTTGAAACTCTCATAGAATCTAAGGTAGATAATTCGAGCGAGCTCTTGTATTTTTTGGATCAGTACACAAGTGGGAAGGCAAAGGAACTGATCAAGGGCTGTTTACAAATGAAGAGTGGAGACTCGTACAAGGAAGCTAGACGACTTTTGAAGAAACACTTTGGCGACCCATACAAGATTGCAAGTGCATACATTGCTAAACTATCGAACTGGCCAGCCGTAAGACCTAATGATGGAACAGGGTTACAAGAATTCTCTATTGCCCTCGAGCAAGCAAGGAACGCCATGACAGGCATGCAATACATGAATGACTTGAACGCAGCTAACGTTCTTCGCCAGTTATGGGAGAAACTGCCGAGATACCTTCGCAGTAAATGGACAGAGAGAGTAAGCAAGATAAGGAGCACCAATCAACAGGTAGCCAATTTCAATGATTTCTCCCAATTTGTATCTCAGCAAGCTGACTTAGCGACAGACCCAGTCTACTCAGAGGAGAGCATTAGTAGATCAGTGGATACAGTTGATAAGCACCACAAGCAGAACGAACGCAAGCCTAAGAGAGGAAGGCGTACAAATTTCGCAACAGATCTGTCGACAAAAAAGGCCATTGGAGGAAATTCTCTTCCCATTAGCTGTACCCTGTGCTCAAAGGCACACCACCTGGATGAATGTGCCGAGTTCCTTAAGAAACCCCTCCAAGACCGAAGAGACTTCATTAAGGAAAAGGGCTTATGTTTTGGTTGCTACAGTCCCGAACACGTTGCCAAGCTTTGCAGAAGTAAACGTTGTTCCTGTAAGACCTGCAATAAGAGACACCCAACGTCACTTCATGATTACAGCTGGAggccagaaagaaagaacgcccAACATAATGAATCAGAAACGGGAAGGGAAGACCAAGCTATCAATGCGTGCACCACAGTCTGCAATGTGACCGAAGCTGGCGATGTTCCGATCACTACGGGTATCGTCCCAATATGGGTGTACCACAAGAACAATCCAAACAACAGGATATGTGTTTATGCTCTGCTTGATAATGCCAGTGGTGGAACTTTCATTAAAGAAGATTCGTTACGAAAGCTTGGAATGGAAGGAATTGAAAGCAAACTCTTGCTCACCACTATGCATGGCACCCAAGAAGTCGAGACTAAAGCTGTTGATGGTTTGATGGCTTCTCACTTTGAGAAGAACGACGTTAGCCTAGCACTTCCCAGAACTTATGTCCGACAACAGATTCCAGCGGATCGTGACGAAATTCCGCGGCCGGAAAGGGTGCAAGGATGGCCTCACCTGCAGCAGGTTAGCAAGCACATACCAACTTACATGGACAGTGTAGAAGTAGGACTTCTTATAGGACTGAACTGCCCTGGTGCAGTGCGGCCGAGAGATGTTATTTGCAGAAACGAGAATGATCCTTACGCAGTTCGATCATTACTAGGATGGTACGTTAACGGTCCTGTGAGACACAACAGTAGTAAACAAGTACAT of the Montipora capricornis isolate CH-2021 chromosome 7, ASM3666992v2, whole genome shotgun sequence genome contains:
- the LOC138055583 gene encoding uncharacterized protein; translated protein: MIATQQARSLLPSHEPPTFSGDVMSYPAFIAAFETLIESKVDNSSELLYFLDQYTSGKAKELIKGCLQMKSGDSYKEARRLLKKHFGDPYKIASAYIAKLSNWPAVRPNDGTGLQEFSIALEQARNAMTGMQYMNDLNAANVLRQLWEKLPRYLRSKWTERVSKIRSTNQQVANFNDFSQFVSQQADLATDPVYSEESISRSVDTVDKHHKQNERKPKRGRRTNFATDLSTKKAIGGNSLPISCTLCSKAHHLDECAEFLKKPLQDRRDFIKEKGLCFGCYSPEHVAKLCRSKRCSCKTCNKRHPTSLHDYSWRPERKNAQHNESETGREDQAINACTTVCNVTEAGDVPITTGIVPIWVYHKNNPNNRICVYALLDNASGGTFIKEDSLRKLGMEGIESKLLLTTMHGTQEVETKAVDGLMASHFEKNDVSLALPRTYVRQQIPADRDEIPRPERVQGWPHLQQVSKHIPTYMDSVEVGLLIGLNCPGAVRPRDVICRNENDPYAVRSLLGWYVNGPVRHNSSKQVHCNRIQILKTSIDDEVKGYIVGERMIKEQLTPQVVSRMFELDFAERKNGVALSREDRQFLK